A part of Larkinella insperata genomic DNA contains:
- the ruvA gene encoding Holliday junction branch migration protein RuvA, translated as MIAYITGKVTHKDPTLTILEANGIGYEIHVSLYTSTALPKLGESFKLHTYQHIREDANILYGFGNLDEKSLFMDLISVSGIGPNTALTMLSTLSPTELRQAILMENIKAIQSIKGIGGKTAQRVILELRDKMKKAGIMAQADGPTYRMSANPVRDEALAALVTLGIPKPVAEKSLETILKREGEDLSVEQLIRLALK; from the coding sequence ATGATTGCTTACATTACGGGTAAAGTTACCCATAAAGATCCAACGCTGACGATTCTGGAAGCGAACGGAATAGGGTACGAAATTCACGTTTCTCTCTATACTTCGACGGCCTTACCGAAGCTCGGCGAATCGTTTAAACTGCACACGTATCAGCACATTCGCGAAGACGCTAACATCCTGTACGGGTTCGGTAATCTCGACGAAAAAAGCCTCTTCATGGATTTGATCAGCGTGTCTGGTATTGGTCCCAATACGGCCCTCACCATGTTGTCAACGTTGTCGCCTACGGAACTCCGTCAGGCCATTCTAATGGAGAATATCAAAGCCATTCAGAGCATCAAAGGCATCGGCGGTAAAACGGCCCAGCGGGTTATCCTGGAGTTGCGCGACAAAATGAAGAAAGCGGGCATCATGGCACAGGCTGATGGGCCGACCTATCGGATGTCTGCTAATCCCGTCCGGGACGAAGCGCTGGCTGCCCTTGTGACCCTCGGCATTCCGAAGCCTGTTGCTGAAAAAAGTCTTGAAACTATTCTAAAAAGGGAGGGGGAAGATCTTAGCGTAGAGCAACTTATCCGGCTGGCCTTGAAGTAG
- a CDS encoding lytic transglycosylase domain-containing protein, whose translation MSNLKKTLHGLRLACTIFTLISIGPRSWAACFQADTNGVSADTLQEAIEVLDVPEVLSVPETVLRARLAKLEQTIPLNYNKTVHGFIDYFTFRKPSYTKKVMERIPMFFPLYERVLAQHEIPEELKYLSIVESSLDPKAVSRVGAGGLWQFMPYTGEEYHLYQDEYVDERMDPVKSTDAACRYLKRLYNVFGDWHLALAAYNSGPGTVKRAMRRSGGDSFWTIYDYLPKETRAYVPQFIALTYMMNFANDHGIYAEQPEYPIPCDTIHVNGYLSIERFCQYSGVPLNEIQKMNPSIMTGVLSDQTRNFVLRVPRAHFDHFAANRRSILDSAGRLPSVATNMLLASTESINYGSESGKKRDYFPFTDANEEQARESEPVVAANAIAPQQDVEEVVRRRPKKSVHVVKRGDGLISIADKYGVEVYDLKKWNRLRSNTIQRGQKLVILREPAIPETSTRMASSGKSRSKAESAKSSKAYKPKYHRVQEGDTLWNISQRYSDLTVEELKKINKIKGNSLKLGQRLIVG comes from the coding sequence ATGTCGAACCTGAAGAAGACCCTTCACGGCCTCCGATTGGCTTGTACAATCTTTACCCTAATCAGTATTGGCCCCCGCAGTTGGGCCGCTTGTTTCCAGGCTGACACCAACGGTGTCAGCGCCGACACGCTCCAGGAAGCGATTGAAGTGCTCGACGTGCCGGAAGTTTTATCGGTCCCCGAAACTGTTTTACGCGCTCGGCTGGCCAAACTGGAACAGACCATCCCCCTGAACTATAACAAGACCGTTCACGGTTTTATCGATTATTTTACCTTCCGCAAACCTAGCTACACCAAAAAGGTGATGGAGCGGATTCCCATGTTTTTTCCGCTTTACGAGCGGGTACTGGCGCAGCACGAAATTCCCGAAGAGCTGAAATACCTGTCGATCGTCGAATCGTCGCTGGACCCCAAAGCCGTTTCGCGCGTCGGAGCGGGCGGGTTGTGGCAGTTCATGCCGTACACCGGTGAAGAATATCATCTGTATCAGGACGAGTACGTGGATGAGCGGATGGATCCCGTTAAATCGACGGATGCCGCCTGCCGGTATTTAAAACGACTTTACAATGTTTTTGGCGACTGGCACCTCGCTCTGGCCGCTTACAACAGCGGACCGGGAACGGTCAAACGGGCCATGCGCCGGTCTGGGGGGGATTCGTTCTGGACCATTTATGACTACCTGCCTAAAGAAACCCGGGCGTATGTGCCGCAGTTTATCGCATTGACGTACATGATGAATTTCGCCAACGACCACGGTATTTACGCCGAACAGCCAGAATATCCGATCCCCTGCGATACAATTCACGTCAACGGTTACCTGTCGATCGAGCGGTTCTGCCAGTACAGTGGGGTTCCGCTGAACGAGATTCAGAAAATGAATCCGTCGATCATGACCGGTGTCTTGTCGGATCAGACCCGCAATTTCGTACTTCGCGTACCCCGGGCGCATTTTGATCACTTTGCCGCTAACCGTCGCTCCATCCTCGATTCAGCCGGTCGGCTGCCTTCGGTAGCGACGAATATGCTGCTGGCGTCGACGGAAAGTATCAATTACGGATCCGAATCGGGGAAGAAACGTGATTATTTTCCATTCACGGACGCCAATGAAGAGCAGGCCCGCGAGTCGGAGCCGGTGGTAGCCGCCAACGCGATTGCCCCGCAGCAGGACGTCGAGGAGGTGGTGCGCCGGAGACCCAAAAAGTCCGTTCACGTAGTGAAGCGCGGTGATGGCTTGATAAGCATTGCCGATAAATACGGGGTTGAAGTGTATGACCTGAAAAAGTGGAACCGCCTGCGTTCCAATACGATTCAGCGCGGCCAGAAGCTGGTGATCCTGCGTGAACCGGCCATTCCCGAAACCTCCACCCGCATGGCAAGTTCGGGCAAAAGTCGCAGCAAAGCGGAAAGTGCGAAAAGCAGCAAAGCCTATAAACCGAAATACCACCGAGTACAGGAGGGCGATACCCTCTGGAATATTTCCCAGCGGTACAGTGATCTGACGGTTGAAGAACTCAAAAAAATCAACAAAATAAAAGGCAATTCGCTGAAACTTGGTCAACGTTTAATTGTAGGTTAA
- the gatA gene encoding Asp-tRNA(Asn)/Glu-tRNA(Gln) amidotransferase subunit GatA, which yields MPVKPYESLSEIQRDLAAGSITCRQLVEQYLQRIDEHRHLNAFVAVYADEARQRADEVDAKLQAGTAGRLAGMVLGIKDVLCYNGHGVQAGSRILDGFKAQFTATAVQRVIDEDVIIIGRQNCDEFAMGSSNENSAFGPVRNATDTSRVPGGSSGGSAVAVQAGLCLASLGSDTGGSVRQPSAFCGTVGLKPTYSRVSRWGLIAYASSFDCIGPITHTVEDAALLLEIIAGPDEFDSTVSQKPTPPYSQELSLNRKLRIGYLRDGVESEGVDPVIRQKTQEMLAYLREQGHTVEPVDFPLLKHILPTYYILTTAEASSNLSRFDGVRYGFRSPEATDLESLYKKSRTDGFGDEVRRRIILGTFALSSSYYDAYYTKAQQVRRLIKDETDALFAQYDLVASPVTPTTAFRIGEKTSDPLQMYLADIFTVQANVVGCPAISIPNGTDETGLPIGFQLMAAPFQEANLLAAAQALTQRVEAE from the coding sequence ATGCCCGTAAAACCGTACGAATCCCTTTCCGAAATTCAGCGCGATCTGGCCGCCGGATCGATTACCTGCCGCCAATTAGTTGAACAATACCTCCAACGGATTGACGAACACCGTCATTTGAACGCTTTCGTAGCCGTGTACGCCGATGAAGCCCGCCAGCGTGCCGACGAGGTAGATGCCAAACTGCAAGCCGGAACCGCCGGACGACTGGCCGGCATGGTGCTCGGAATCAAGGACGTACTTTGTTACAACGGACACGGTGTACAGGCCGGGAGTCGGATTCTGGACGGATTTAAGGCGCAATTTACCGCCACCGCCGTACAGCGGGTGATCGACGAGGATGTTATCATTATTGGGCGGCAGAACTGCGACGAATTTGCGATGGGCTCCTCCAACGAAAACTCGGCATTTGGGCCGGTTCGGAATGCAACGGACACCAGCCGGGTGCCGGGCGGGTCGTCGGGTGGTTCGGCAGTGGCGGTTCAGGCCGGTTTGTGCCTGGCGTCGCTGGGGTCAGATACGGGCGGGTCGGTGCGCCAGCCTTCGGCTTTCTGCGGCACGGTGGGCCTAAAACCAACTTACTCCCGGGTTTCGCGCTGGGGACTGATCGCTTACGCGTCGTCCTTCGATTGCATCGGCCCGATCACCCACACCGTCGAAGATGCGGCTTTGCTGCTCGAAATCATTGCCGGACCTGACGAGTTTGACAGCACCGTCAGCCAGAAACCAACCCCTCCATACAGCCAGGAACTAAGTCTGAACCGTAAACTACGGATTGGTTACCTGCGCGACGGCGTAGAAAGTGAAGGGGTGGATCCGGTAATCCGGCAGAAAACGCAGGAAATGCTTGCCTACCTGCGCGAACAGGGACATACCGTTGAGCCGGTGGATTTTCCGTTGTTAAAACACATTCTGCCCACGTATTACATTCTCACGACCGCCGAAGCCAGCTCCAATCTTTCGCGGTTCGACGGCGTTCGGTACGGTTTTCGCAGCCCCGAGGCCACCGATCTGGAGTCGCTTTACAAAAAATCCCGTACCGACGGCTTCGGCGATGAGGTGCGTCGTCGGATCATCCTGGGAACGTTTGCGCTCAGTTCCAGCTATTACGACGCTTATTATACCAAAGCGCAGCAGGTGCGCCGTCTGATCAAAGACGAAACCGACGCCCTGTTTGCCCAGTATGATCTGGTTGCGTCCCCCGTGACGCCCACTACGGCTTTCCGAATTGGGGAGAAAACCAGTGATCCGCTGCAGATGTACCTGGCTGATATCTTTACTGTTCAGGCGAATGTGGTGGGGTGTCCGGCCATTTCTATTCCAAACGGGACGGATGAAACCGGCCTGCCAATCGGATTTCAGTTAATGGCGGCTCCTTTTCAGGAAGCCAACCTGCTGGCCGCGGCCCAGGCGCTCACGCAACGGGTTGAAGCTGAGTAA